TCTGAAAAACGGATATTATGGCGATTCAGCATACACGTTTGCTGTAGGTGAAGTAAAACCCGAAATTTTACTTTTGCTTAAAGCTACAAAAGAATCGTTATATTTGGGAATTGAAAATGCTGTTGAGGGAAAACGTTTAGGCGATATTGGTTTTGCAGTGCAAAGTCATGTAGAAAATTTAGGTTTCTCAGTAGTCAGAGATTTAGTAGGGCATGGCGTAGGGAAAAACTTACATGAAAAACCTGAAGTATTAAATTACGGAAAAAAAGGTACCGGCATAAAACTTTGTTCAGGATTGGTAATTGCAATTGAGCCTATGATTAATAAAGGAAGATACCAGGTAGTGCAGGAAGCTGACGGATGGACCATCAGAACAGCAGATCGCTTACCATCTGCACATTTTGAACACACGGTTGCTGTTCGGAAAAATAAAGCAGATATTCTTTCTTCATTTGATGAAATTGAAAAAATAATAAATAAGAATTAAAATATTTAAAAAATATATGTCAAAGCAGTTATCGATAGAACAAGATGGAACCGTTGTAGAATCATTAGGCAATGCAATGTTTCGTGTTGAACTTGAAAACGGTCACGTGATAATTGCACACATTTCAGGAAAGATGAGAATGCATTATATTAAGATTTTACCTGGCGATAAAGTGAAAATTGAAATGTCGCCTTATGATCTAACAAAAGGCAGAATCACGTTCCGGTATAAATAGAAAATAATTTAACTGATATAATCAATGAAAGTAAAAGCATCAATAAAGAAGAGAACCCCCGAATGTAAGATTGTACGGAGGAAAGGAAAATTATTCGTTATCAACAAAAAAAATCCTAAGTACAAACAACGTCAGGGATAAAAAATTAAATGTCATTATCCGCCGAGGCGGAGTCATTAGTGGTCGTTGTGTAAGACCGACTGCTACAAATGATGCAAAGCAAATGACAATTAGTGAAGAAACAGAAATAAAAGAAAATATAATATATAAATTATGGCACGTATAGCAGGTATAGATTTACCCAAGAATAAAAGAGGCGAAATTGGTCTGACTTATATTTATGGTATCAGCCGCAGCAGTTCTAAAAAAATATTGAATGAAGCAGGGATTGATCTCAATAAAAAAGTTCAGGACTGGTCTGATGATGAACAATCAAAGATTCGTAATATCATTAACGAGAAATTTAAAGTTGAAGGTGCTTTGCGTTCAGAAATGCAGATGAATATTAAACGATTGATGGATATTGGCTGCTATAGGGGAATACGTCATCGTTCAGGTTTACCATTACGCGGGCAACGTACCAAGAATAATTCCCGTACCCGTAAAGGAAAAAAGAAAACAGTAGCTAATAAAAAGAAAGCTGTAAACAAAGGTTAATAATTGAAACAGAACAAAAGTAATTATAATTGATATATGGCAAAAACAGCAAAAGTTACAAGAAAAAAAGTAGTAAAAGTTGATCCGGTTGGTCAGGCACATATTTTTGCTTCGTTCAATAACATCATCATTTCGCTTACTAATGCTACAGGCCAGGTAATTTCATGGTCATCAGCAGGGAAAATGGGATTCAGAGGTTCGAAAAAAAATACACCGTATGCAGCTCAAATGGCTTCCCAGGATTGTGCAAAAGTAGCGTATGATCTGGGTTTACGTAAAGTAAAAGTTTTCGTAAAAGGTCCTGGTGCTGGAAGAGAATCAGCTATCAGAACTATTCATACTGCCGGACTTGAGGTTACCGAAATAGTTGATATTACTCCATTACCTCATAATGGTTGCAGGCCTCCTAAAAGAAGAAGAGTATAATAAATGTCATTGATGGTCTCATTAAGTCATTTATAGTCATTAAAATGACATGAAGTTAATGACAACAAATGACAGCGTAAGCGAATGGCAAATAAAAAAAGAATTAAGAAAGTTAAATATATTTAAAAAATGGCAAGATATACAGGCCCCAAGACAAGAATTGCAAGAAAGTTTAAGGAACCTATTTATGGTCCTGATAAATATTTCGAAAAGAAAAATTATGCTCCCGGCATGCACGGTGCTTCTAAAAGAAAAAGAAAAACATCAGAGTATGGCATTCAGCTCCAGGAAAAACAAAAAGCAAAATATACCTATGGTATTCTTGAAAAACAGTTTGCTAATATTTTCCATAAAGCATCCAGTAAAAAAGGTGTTACCGGTGAAAACTTGCTACAGTTAATAGAAGCAAGATTAGACAATGTTGTATATCGTCTTGGTATTGCTCCTTCACGCTGTTCAGCTCGTCAGTTAATTACACACAGGCATATCACTGTAAACGGTAAAGTTACCAACGTACCTTCATATACATTAAAAGTTGGCGATTTGGTTAGTGTTCGTGAAAAATCAAAATCACTGGAAGTAATTACCAATTCACTTTCTTCACACAGCAACCAGCAGGCATGGCTTGAATGGGATGGAAATTTAATGACCGGTAAAGTAGCCAGCTATCCTGAACGCGACCAGATTCCAGAAAATATTAAGGAACAGTTAATCGTCGAATTATATTCTAAGTAATAAACCAAGGTAAAACAAACATATGGCAATTTTAGCTTTTCAAAAACCCGATAAGGTTATTATGCTTGAATCTGATGGATTCAATGCGAAATTTGAATTCCGCCCTCTCGAACCAGGATACGGTATTACCGTTGGGAATGCCCTGCGCCGAATACTGCTCTCTTCACTCGAGGGATTTGCTATCACTTCTATGAAGATTGAAGGTGTTGAACACGAATTTTCAACCATAAAAGGAGTTGTAGAAGATGTTACTGAAATTATCCTTAATTTAAAACAGATACGTTTTAAACGCCAGATAGAAACAGTAAGTAATGAAAAAGTAACAGTAAAAATTGCCGGACAAGATGTATTTACTGCTGGCGATATAAATAAATTCATGTCAAGTTTCCAGATATTAAATCCTGAGGTGGTTATTTGCCATATGGATCCTTCTGTAAAACTAACCATTGAATTATCTATTGAAAAAGGCAGAGGATATGTTCCTGCTGAAGAAAATAAAGTGCTTAATGCTCCTTTCGGAACCGTATTCATCGATTCTATTTTCACCCCGATAAAAAATGTGAAATACAGTATCGAAGACTATCGCGTTGAACAAAAAACCGACTACGAAAAACTTGTTCTCGAAGTTTCTACAGATGGTTCCATTAACCCGAAAGACGCGCTTAAAGAAGCAGCAAAAATATTGATTCATCATTTCATGTTATTTTCAGACGAAAAAATTACTCTTGATACTGAAGAAAAATCATCAAATGAAGAATTCGATGAAACTTCATTACATATGCGTCAGCTTCTAAAAACTAAACTAGTGGATATGGATCTTTCTGTAAGAGCCCTTAACTGCCTTAAAGCTGCCGATGTTGAAACTCTTGCCAATCTTGTAGAGTTCAATAAAAATGATCTTTTAAAATTCAGGAATTTTGGAAAGAAATCGCTTGCAGAACTTGAAGAACTTGTAAAATCAAAGAATCTTCATTTTGGAATGAATCTTTCAAAATATAAATTAGATAAAGAATAAAAATAGTTCAAAGTTCAATGTTTAAAGTTCGGGATTTTGAATTTTAGATGTGACTGAAAAATAAATTTTACAATGAGACACGGAAGAAAAATAAATCACTTAGGAAGAACAAGCGCTCACAGGCAAGCATTGCTGTCAAATATGGCTTCTTCATTGATATTAAGTAAAAACAAAAGGATTACAACTACTTTGGCAAAAGCAAAAGCGCTTCGCGTATATATTGAGCCTTTGTTAACCCGCTCAAAAGAAGATTCTACACAAAGCCGCAGGGTTGTATTCAGTTATCTTCAGAATAAAGAAGCTGTTACCGAACTGTTCCGCGAAGTGGCTACTAAAATAGCTCAGCGCCCCGGTGGTTACACTCGTATACTGAAAACCGAGAACCGTTTAGGCGATAATGCACAAATGTGTATCATGGAACTGGTTGATTATAACGAGAACCTCATTGGTGAAAAACAGGAAAAGAAAGCAAAAACTACTCGTCGTGGTCGTGGTGGCGCTAAGAAAGTTACTGCCGAAACCGGTGCAGATGCTGAAGCAGTAACGAAAGCTCCTAGAAAAAAATCAACAAAAAAAGCAGCAGATGAAAAAGTTGAAAAAACTGATGCTCCTGCTGATGATGTAAAAACTGATGAAACTTCTTCAGAAAACTAAGAATATTTCTTAAAATATATTTAAAAGGATAAAGTAATTCGCTTTATCCTTTTTTTATTATTCCTTGTTTTTATAGAAATAATACCGAAAGTATAAATCATTCCGGTATATGCCATGCATAGGCTTTTTAAAAGTGAGGTTGAGTTCATCCTTTAGTTCATAGAAGTCTGAAGCCTTATGAAGTTATACTCGTTATTATCAGGTTTGCAAAGTCAAAACTGTTTAGAACGAGTTATACCGTACAGAAAACAAAAAATATTTTTGCAAAACTCTTTTCTGTCGGTATAAGATATATGTTGATTAAAAAAATATTTGATTAAAAATTAAGTAGTATATCATCGAGTTATAAAAATTATTTCTAATTTTAAAAACTGAAATTAAAAAATCCAAATATGGGACAGATAATAAATATCCATGCAAGACAAATCCTCGATTCAAGAGGTAATCCAACGATTGAAGTTGATGTGTTAACCAATACTGGTGTGCTGGGACGTGCAGCAATTCCTTCTGGAGCTTCAACCGGTATTCATGAGGCACACGAATTACGCGATAATGATAAAGGTATTTATCTTGGCAAAGGTGTTCTTAAAGCAGTACAGAATGTAAATAAAACCCTTAACGAAGAATTGAATGGTCGTGATGTTTCCGATCAGATTGAAATTGATAAGTTGATGATAGATCTTGACGGGACACCAACAAAAACCAACCTTGGAGCCAATGCAATACTTGGCGTTTCGTTGGCTTGCGCCAATGCAGCTGCTCAGGAATCAGGACAGCCTTTATTCCGTTACCTTGGTGGTGTGAATGCTAACCTGCTCCCCATTCCAATGATGAACATTTTGAACGGCGGTTCACATGCCGACAATAGCATAGATTTCCAGGAATTCATGATTATGCCTGTAGGTGCAACATCGTTTTCCGATGCCATTCGCATGGGTGCTGAAGTTTTCCATAACCTGAAAAATGTTTTAAAGAAAAAAGGTTACTCAACCAACGTGGGTGATGAAGGCGGATTTGCTCCTAATTTAAAATCGAATGAAGAAGCAATTACCGTGATTATTCAAGCAATTGAAGCGGCAAAATACAAACCCGGAAAAGATATTTATATTGCTCTCGACCCGGCAGCTTCTGAATATTTTATTCCTGAGGAAAAAGTTTACCACATGCATAAATCAACCGGCGATAAATTAAAACCTGCCGAAATGGTGAACTATTGGAAAGAATGGGTTAAAAAATATCCTATCGTTTCTATTGAAGACGGTATGGCTGAAGATGATTGGGATGGATGGAAACTGATAACTAAAACTATTGGAGATAAAATTCAACTGGTAGGTGACGATTTATTTGTTACCAATGTAGAACGTTTGCAGAAAGGAATAAAGAATGGTTCGGCAAATTCTATTTTGATAAAAGTAAATCAAATAGGAACATTAACGGAAACCATTAACGCTGTGGAAATGGCTCGTACCAATGGTTATACCTCTGTAATCAGTCATCGTTCGGGTGAAACCGAAGATACCACCATTGCCGACCTTGCTGTTGCATTAAAAACCGGAATGATCAAAACCGGTTCGGCATGTCGTTCAGAACGTATTGCAAAATACAACCAGTTGCTTCGTATTGAAGAAATGCTGGGAGACCAGGCTCAGTATTTCGGTAAGAATTTTAAATTTGCTAAATAATTTGATGATTGAGTTGAATGAAAGCCTCCGGATTCCCGGGGGCTTTCATTTTATAAAGACTTTCTGTGTTTCAAAAACTAGGAAAGTCTTTATAAAGTTTTCATCTGTAAAGCCAAACCAACCACCTATTGGTAAAACCTTACCGAATATAAAATTGTACTTGATTTTAAATTATTTTTGGTTATAGTAAATCTTTTATTTTTTTTCATCTAATCATTTCTTGTAATAAAACTTGAAGTGAAA
This window of the Bacteroidales bacterium genome carries:
- the eno gene encoding phosphopyruvate hydratase; translation: MGQIINIHARQILDSRGNPTIEVDVLTNTGVLGRAAIPSGASTGIHEAHELRDNDKGIYLGKGVLKAVQNVNKTLNEELNGRDVSDQIEIDKLMIDLDGTPTKTNLGANAILGVSLACANAAAQESGQPLFRYLGGVNANLLPIPMMNILNGGSHADNSIDFQEFMIMPVGATSFSDAIRMGAEVFHNLKNVLKKKGYSTNVGDEGGFAPNLKSNEEAITVIIQAIEAAKYKPGKDIYIALDPAASEYFIPEEKVYHMHKSTGDKLKPAEMVNYWKEWVKKYPIVSIEDGMAEDDWDGWKLITKTIGDKIQLVGDDLFVTNVERLQKGIKNGSANSILIKVNQIGTLTETINAVEMARTNGYTSVISHRSGETEDTTIADLAVALKTGMIKTGSACRSERIAKYNQLLRIEEMLGDQAQYFGKNFKFAK
- the infA gene encoding translation initiation factor IF-1 yields the protein MSKQLSIEQDGTVVESLGNAMFRVELENGHVIIAHISGKMRMHYIKILPGDKVKIEMSPYDLTKGRITFRYK
- the rplQ gene encoding 50S ribosomal protein L17 → MRHGRKINHLGRTSAHRQALLSNMASSLILSKNKRITTTLAKAKALRVYIEPLLTRSKEDSTQSRRVVFSYLQNKEAVTELFREVATKIAQRPGGYTRILKTENRLGDNAQMCIMELVDYNENLIGEKQEKKAKTTRRGRGGAKKVTAETGADAEAVTKAPRKKSTKKAADEKVEKTDAPADDVKTDETSSEN
- the rpsK gene encoding 30S ribosomal protein S11, yielding MAKTAKVTRKKVVKVDPVGQAHIFASFNNIIISLTNATGQVISWSSAGKMGFRGSKKNTPYAAQMASQDCAKVAYDLGLRKVKVFVKGPGAGRESAIRTIHTAGLEVTEIVDITPLPHNGCRPPKRRRV
- the map gene encoding type I methionyl aminopeptidase — its product is MIYYKTEEEIEKIRKSSLLVGKALAVVAGKIRPGVKTIELDKLAEEFIKDNNALPAFKGYRGFPYTLCISINEQVVHGFPGEREVKDGDIVSVDCGVLKNGYYGDSAYTFAVGEVKPEILLLLKATKESLYLGIENAVEGKRLGDIGFAVQSHVENLGFSVVRDLVGHGVGKNLHEKPEVLNYGKKGTGIKLCSGLVIAIEPMINKGRYQVVQEADGWTIRTADRLPSAHFEHTVAVRKNKADILSSFDEIEKIINKN
- the rpsM gene encoding 30S ribosomal protein S13; this encodes MMARIAGIDLPKNKRGEIGLTYIYGISRSSSKKILNEAGIDLNKKVQDWSDDEQSKIRNIINEKFKVEGALRSEMQMNIKRLMDIGCYRGIRHRSGLPLRGQRTKNNSRTRKGKKKTVANKKKAVNKG
- the rpsD gene encoding 30S ribosomal protein S4, giving the protein MARYTGPKTRIARKFKEPIYGPDKYFEKKNYAPGMHGASKRKRKTSEYGIQLQEKQKAKYTYGILEKQFANIFHKASSKKGVTGENLLQLIEARLDNVVYRLGIAPSRCSARQLITHRHITVNGKVTNVPSYTLKVGDLVSVREKSKSLEVITNSLSSHSNQQAWLEWDGNLMTGKVASYPERDQIPENIKEQLIVELYSK
- the rpmJ gene encoding 50S ribosomal protein L36; translated protein: MKVKASIKKRTPECKIVRRKGKLFVINKKNPKYKQRQG
- a CDS encoding DNA-directed RNA polymerase subunit alpha, translated to MAILAFQKPDKVIMLESDGFNAKFEFRPLEPGYGITVGNALRRILLSSLEGFAITSMKIEGVEHEFSTIKGVVEDVTEIILNLKQIRFKRQIETVSNEKVTVKIAGQDVFTAGDINKFMSSFQILNPEVVICHMDPSVKLTIELSIEKGRGYVPAEENKVLNAPFGTVFIDSIFTPIKNVKYSIEDYRVEQKTDYEKLVLEVSTDGSINPKDALKEAAKILIHHFMLFSDEKITLDTEEKSSNEEFDETSLHMRQLLKTKLVDMDLSVRALNCLKAADVETLANLVEFNKNDLLKFRNFGKKSLAELEELVKSKNLHFGMNLSKYKLDKE